A single genomic interval of Amycolatopsis albispora harbors:
- a CDS encoding chitinase, translating into MSIRKSIHRKLAVVAASLAAGALAVVLPSVASAGSETTGTAEGDVNAAAFVVSEAQFNQMFPNRNPFYTYSGLTAAMSSYPGFANTGSDTVKKQEAAAFLANVNHETGGLVHIVEQNQDNYPHYCDATQPYGCPAGQAAYYGRGPVQLSWNFNYKAAGDALGIDLLNNPYLVQNDAAVAWRTGLWYWNTQSGPGTMTPHDAMVNGRGFGETIRSINGALECDGKNPGQVQSRVTAYQNFAAVLGVDPGGNLYC; encoded by the coding sequence ATGTCCATCCGCAAGTCCATTCACCGGAAGCTGGCCGTGGTGGCGGCTTCACTGGCCGCGGGCGCGCTCGCGGTGGTGCTGCCGTCGGTCGCTTCGGCGGGTTCCGAAACCACCGGAACGGCCGAAGGCGACGTGAACGCCGCCGCGTTCGTGGTCAGCGAGGCCCAGTTCAACCAGATGTTCCCGAACCGGAACCCGTTTTACACCTACAGCGGGCTGACCGCCGCGATGAGCTCGTACCCCGGCTTCGCCAACACCGGCAGTGACACGGTGAAGAAGCAGGAAGCGGCCGCGTTCCTGGCCAACGTCAACCACGAGACCGGTGGCCTGGTCCACATCGTGGAGCAGAACCAGGACAACTACCCGCACTACTGCGACGCCACCCAGCCCTACGGCTGCCCGGCCGGGCAGGCCGCCTACTACGGCCGCGGCCCGGTCCAGCTCAGCTGGAACTTCAACTACAAGGCCGCGGGTGACGCGCTGGGCATCGACCTGCTCAACAACCCGTACCTGGTGCAGAACGACGCGGCCGTGGCCTGGCGGACCGGCCTCTGGTACTGGAACACCCAGAGCGGCCCCGGCACGATGACCCCGCACGACGCGATGGTCAACGGCCGCGGCTTCGGGGAGACCATCCGCAGCATCAACGGCGCGCTCGAATGCGACGGCAAGAACCCCGGCCAGGTGCAGAGCCGGGTCACCGCGTACCAGAACTTCGCCGCGGTGCTCGGCGTCGACCCCGGCGGCAACCTCTACTGCTGA
- the sucC gene encoding ADP-forming succinate--CoA ligase subunit beta, with the protein MDLYEYQAKELFSAHGVPVGPQRVVTAPGAAVDAAAEFGTPVVLKAQVKTGGRGKAGGVKLASTPEAVRAGAEAILGMDIKGHVVRRLLVTPAADIRAEFYVSFLLDRAGRSFLALASAEGGVDIEENPDSLARVPVDAIAGVDLAKAKEIAAAAGLPDDAAGVLVKLWEVFVAEDATLVEVNPLARAGDGEIVALDGKVTLDANAAFRHPEHAALEDTETEEPLESAAKAKGLNYVKLDGQVGVIGNGAGLVMSTLDVVAGAGAAPANFLDIGGGASAEVMAAGLEIILSDPAVRSVLVNVFGGITACDAVADGIVKAFDLLGTVERPIVVRLDGNNAEAGREILDRAALPGLIRADTMDSAARRAAELAGA; encoded by the coding sequence GTGGATCTGTACGAGTACCAAGCCAAGGAGCTGTTCTCGGCGCACGGAGTACCGGTCGGCCCGCAGCGCGTGGTCACCGCTCCCGGCGCCGCCGTCGACGCGGCCGCGGAATTCGGCACTCCCGTGGTCCTCAAGGCACAGGTGAAAACCGGCGGGCGCGGCAAAGCCGGGGGAGTGAAGCTCGCCAGCACTCCCGAAGCCGTGCGTGCCGGTGCCGAGGCGATCCTCGGCATGGACATCAAGGGGCACGTGGTGCGCCGCCTGCTGGTCACCCCGGCCGCTGACATCCGCGCGGAGTTCTACGTCTCCTTCCTGCTCGACCGCGCCGGGCGCAGCTTTCTCGCGCTGGCTTCGGCCGAGGGCGGGGTGGACATCGAGGAGAACCCGGATTCGCTGGCCAGGGTGCCCGTCGACGCCATCGCGGGCGTCGACCTGGCCAAGGCCAAGGAGATCGCGGCCGCCGCCGGGCTGCCCGACGACGCCGCAGGCGTGCTGGTGAAGCTGTGGGAGGTCTTCGTCGCGGAGGACGCCACGCTGGTCGAGGTGAATCCGCTGGCCCGTGCTGGCGACGGCGAGATCGTCGCGCTGGACGGGAAGGTCACCCTCGACGCCAACGCCGCCTTCCGCCACCCGGAGCACGCCGCGCTGGAGGACACCGAAACCGAGGAACCGCTCGAATCGGCGGCGAAGGCCAAGGGGCTCAACTACGTCAAGCTCGACGGCCAGGTCGGCGTGATCGGCAACGGCGCCGGGCTGGTGATGTCCACTTTGGACGTGGTGGCCGGGGCGGGCGCGGCACCGGCGAACTTCCTCGACATCGGCGGTGGCGCGTCGGCCGAGGTGATGGCCGCCGGGCTGGAGATCATTCTCTCCGATCCGGCGGTGCGCAGCGTGCTGGTGAACGTGTTCGGCGGGATCACCGCCTGCGACGCGGTCGCCGACGGCATCGTCAAGGCCTTCGACCTGCTCGGCACCGTGGAGCGGCCGATCGTGGTGCGCCTGGACGGCAACAACGCCGAGGCGGGCCGCGAAATCCTCGACCGCGCCGCCCTGCCGGGGCTGATCAGGGCCGACACCATGGACTCCGCCGCGCGGCGCGCGGCCGAACTAGCCGGAGCGTGA